TGACTTCGTTCAATACCTAGTGCATCAATTCCAACTCCTAATATTCCTAGATCCGCTAGGTATTCTGCTCCCGACTGTTCTAAAAATACAAATTTAAAATTAAATTCCTCTTCATAGGAGTTCTTTGTTTTTAATAATAGGACATCATCCTTGTTAATATCAAATTTAACAAGATCCTCTTTCGAAATTTTATCGTCAATCATTGTCAAATCAATGACCTTACACTTCCTAATAAAGTTTTCGAGAGGATATGCGTCCATCGTATCGCCATTCTCAATCATATGAAGAGGCGCATCGATATGGGTACCTGTATGCATATCGAGTGTGACAGTTGTCTCGTAATGGTTTGCATTTGAGAAATCGGCACGCACATCAAATTTTGGTTTCTTATCTTCTATATTTTTATAGGTAATGATCTGTTCATTTATATTCATTGATATATCATAAATTTTCAAATTATCACCTCCTAATAAACAAGTGAAGTTTATATTTCCATTCAATTAAATTTCATTATACTTCTAACCATTTACGATCTTCTTCGTCTAATAAATCTAGAGCCTCTTTGGGTCCCCATGTTCCCGATTTATAGTTCGGAAATTGAGGGCGATCGTTCTTCCATGCTTCAATAATCCCATCGACATATTTCCACGATGCTGATACTTCATCCCATCTTGCGAATAAAGTAGCATCACCTCGCATGACATCATATAGTAATCGTTCATATGCTTCAGGAGAGTTAATTCCTACTTGACAGTTTTGACAGAAATCCATATGAACAGGAGCTATTTTCTTTCGAGTACCTGGCTCTTTTGCATTAAACTGTAAAAATACACCCTCCATGGGTTGAACTCGAATAACAAGCGTATTCGGTAGTAACTCGTCCTCATTAAAATACAGACGATCCTCTTCTAGTTTGAATTGTATGATCACTTCTGTTGATTTTTTCGGCATTTTCTTACCAGTACGAATATAAAATGGTACACCAGCCCAGCGCGCATTTTCAACTTCAGCTTTTAGAGCTACATAGGTTTCCGTTTCGGAATCTTTAGCTACGCGTTCTTCTTCTCGATATCCTTTTTCATTGTTATTTGCACCATATTGTCCACGCACAACATTCTCTTTAACCTCTTCTTCGCTTAACTCTTTTAAGGCGTTAATAACTTTTACTTTTTCATCACGAATGGTATTCGGATCTAAATTAGATGGCTTATCCATTGCAATTAAGCTTAATAATTGAAGCATATGGCTTTGAATCATATCGCGCATTGCTCCGCTTTTTTCATAATATCCACCACGTGAACCAACTCCAACAGTTTCACATGAAGTGATTTGCACGTTATCGATATATCGATTATTCCATAGCGGTTCAAATAACATATTCGCAAAACGAATCACCATTATGTTTTGAAGCATTTCTTTTCCCAGGTAATGGTCGATACGATAGGTATTTTCTTCTTTGAACACATTTACAATTTTCGTGTTCAGTTCTTCAGCAGATTCTAGGTTACGACCAAATGGTTTTTCAATGACAACGCGTTGCCAAGTGTTCTTAATATGATTTATTCCTGCTCGATCTAAATTTTCCACAATATTACCAAAGAATTCAGGCGCTACAGCTAAGTAGTAAATGCGATTCCCACCTGTATTATGTTTCGTGTCAATCCCTTTTAAATACGGAGCTAGCTCATTGTACGCCTCTGCATTTGTAAAATCTAGCTTTTTATAATAAATTCTGTCCTTAACTTTATTCCATATTGCTTCATCTAGTTTAAAGCGCGAAAAGTCCTTAATGCCCTCATATTTTTTGTTACGATAATCCTCATCTGTTAAATCTCGTCTGCCAATAGCCACTACTGCGAAGTTCTTAGGCAGTAACCCTTCTACCTCTAGATTGTAAATGGCTGGTATTAACTTACGATGTGTTAAGTCCCCCGTACCTCCAAATACAACCATTGTGCAGGATAAATCTTCTATTGGTTTCAAATCAATCACCTTCTTTCACGTTTGTTATTTTTTCTCTACCTTATGTCCTCCAAATTCATTACGTAAGGCTGCCACTACTTTTCCTGAGAAGGTATCTTGTTGTTGTGATCTAAAACGTGTAAATAATGAACTTGCTATTACTGCTGATGGGACTTGTAATTCAAGTGCTTCCTCTACAGTCCATAGTCCTTCACCTGATGAACCAATAACACCTTTTATTTCATCCAAGTTCGGATCTTTCGTAAACGCATTTTGCATCAGTTCCATTAACCAACTTCTTATAACAGAACCGTGGTTCCATACACGTGCAACTTCTTTATAATCTAAGTCAAACTGACTTTTTTCTAATATCTCAAACCCTTCTGCGATCGCTTGTAACATTCCATACTCGACACCATTATGAATCATTTTCACATAGTGACCTGAACCATTTCGTCCAGTATGTAGGTATCCTTTTTCAACACATGAGTCTTTAATTACTGACTCAATTGTCTTAAAGACTTCATCATGAGCACCAACCATCATACACGCACCGTTACGTGCACCTTCAATACCACCACTAGTACCTACATCAACAAAGTTAAGTCCTAGTTTTTTAAGAATCTCGTAACGCCTTAATGTATCCTTATATTTTGAATTTCCACCATCGATTATAATATCTTCCTGATCTAATAACGGAATTAATGCATCTAACGTATCATCTACAGGTTTGCCTGCAGGAATCATAATCCATATCACTCTTGGCTTTTCTAGTTGGTTGACTAATTCCTCAAGGCTATAAGCACCTTTTAATCCTTCTTCTACAGCAAGATCAACTTTATTAGATGATCGATTATAGGCAACTACATCATGATCATGATCTCTCATATTAAGCGCTAAGTTGTAGCCCATTCTTCCAAGTCCGATTATTCCAATTTGCATGTCAGTCACTCCTTTTATAATATTTATACTCTATTATTATTGTGTAAATAAATTGATTACATTTATATAATATTACAAAATCTTTCCTATTTCTATTTTGTTGCTTATGAAGTGGGGGTTTTCATTCAAAATTAATGTAACCACCTATAATTAAAGCCAAGATTCGAAATAGAATCTTGGCTTTAAGGACATTAACATTTAATACTTTCTATGTAATTCTTCAACGCTTCTTCAAGTTGATCGTATGGTATATTAGTCAGTATATCATTTTCTTCCTCTAGGTCATCTTGAGGAATCCCTAAAGTTAACCATAAGTTAGATTTAAACTTATTATAATTAAAGTCAATCCCCAAGTATTCTTTTGCTAGTTCAATATATGTTAACAGTAATGCATTCTTTATGTTAAATGCATAATCGGGATCATCTCTTAGTTCATATTTGTTCTTTATAACGTGTTTTATATAGTTAAGATTCGCCTGTAGCAAATTATTCTTAGCAATGCCAGAATGTGCAGTCAATACTATTTCTTTGTCTAATGACTCAAGGAACTCAAGTGTTCTTACATATTGTTCTAAATCATAATGATTAAACAATGGATGCGGTTCTTCTAATAAATCCCCTGCAAAAATTATCGATTCTTTATGATCAATACAAATAGCTGAATCACAAGTGTGTCCAGGCGTATGGATAAACTCGATGCCTTCCTCTTCATAAATTAGATTGTGCTCAAACGTGGTATTAGGTAAAGTTATCGTTATCATACCATCATTATACGTGTTTTTATATTTTTCTAATAAAAAGTCTGACTCCTCTTGCATACGCAATTTACATGAATTATGTGCAATGATTTTATTAGCTCTAAAATTACCATTTCCCCATACATGATCCCAGTCTGCATGAGTGTTAAATACTATTAGTTCTTTATCACCTAAGTTGTTTGCATCTATAAACTGATTAATCCATACCATAGAAGCAGGACTAATATGGGTATCACATAAAAATAGTTTGTTTTCTGTGTTAATTAAATATACTGAAGTGGTTGATTTGAGTGCAGAATCTTCTGGTTCAAATGTAAATAAATATCCTCTATTCCCAATTTGTTCTATAATCATTATACGAACTTCCTTTCAAATCTTTTATTATAATAATTCTAACATATATAAATTGTGTATGCCAATTGATTTATAAAATCTGAATGTTCTTTCGTATTTAATTATAACTTTGAGTTTAATTATAGATAACAAGAGTTTTTAGAATTATAATTATGGATCAACTATTTAGTCATGAAAAAACTCCTGCAACGTTTTTCGTCTGGAGGGATGTCTTAACTTTCTTAACGCACGTTCCTCTATTTGTCTAATTCGTTCCTTTGTAACACCGAATAGTTGCCCGATTTCCTCAAGTGTTCGCATTTCATTTCCATCCAGTCCAAACCGTAAGCGTAATACCTGTTCTTCTCGAATCGATAAGGTTTCGAGCACTTGATTGATTGTCGTTTTTAATTCATCATCTATAATCATATTTAGTGAATTACGATCTTTATTCTGGTCGGCAATTAGATCAATTATACTGGATTTATTATCGCTACCGATTGGAGTATAGATACTAACCGTGTTTAAAACAAACTCTTCATAATATTTTAACTCATTGTATTTCTTCTTGGTAATCCCCATCTTTTCAACGACTTCATCTACATTGATATCGAGTTGATGCTTCGTATATTCACGCTCATATTTACGTAATTTCAAAAAACTATTCATGATATTCATAGGAACTCGAATAGTAAATCCATTATTACAGAGTTCTCGATAGATATAGCGTCTAATCCAATACGTCACATAGGTTGAAAAGAATACATTACGTGATAAATCAAATCGTTTAACTCCCTCTACTAGCCCCTCACTACCAGCTTGAAAAAGATCTTCAAGTTCAAGTTTATGATTAAAGTAATTGTTATAGATATGTGCATATTTAAGTACCAGCCCTTTATTGAGTTCTAACAACTGATTTAGTGCACTTTCCTCCTTCGTTGTGAGGTATTTTTTTACTAGTACCATATTTTTATCATTTAATCCAAGGTCGCCAAACTTTTTAATCCCATCCGTATCATCATCGTCCATATAATCCCCTATATCTAAATCTTCAATAAATTCATCTTCATCAAAGTCTAAAGAATTAAGCCGGCTTTTTAAATCACTACTTTGATCATCCCCTAAATATATCGTATTATCGGTGTCTAATTCAAAGTTCTCTTTTATCTTGACTGTAAATTCTTCTATAAAAGCTGACTCTAATTTACTTATATACGATTCTAAGGATTCTTCAACTTTTTCCTTTACTAATAATTTTGAACTTACTGATTCTTCTTTAAAAGATTTCAATTCACGTATAATCTGTTTTTTAATAATTGAGGTTTTCTCATGGCCAAGCTTTAATTTTACTTCATAACTTAGCCTTAATAATTTTTCTTTATAGACTTTGTTTAAAAGTGTTGCGATCCGATCTGAAAAACTCTTGATATTTAAGTCTGTTTTGGTTAATTGCTTTTTTAATTGTGAATATATATACGTTGAATCAAATAAATGATAGGGTATCTCTACATTAAAAAAAAGATTATTTGTCTCCACTCTCTTTGTGCCCCCCAAACTAACATTTTTTCTTAATAATTTACAACCAATTGCTGCATCCTGAAGGGGTTTACCATACACGTTCACCCTTAATAAACTTCCTACTACCCTATTATACGGGATTATTTTTTAAGATATGACTAACTACGTTTTAAGACCGTAAATTAACATATCCATATTATATGTCAGACAAAAACAACGTTATATTGTTATAATTTTTTTAGAGATACGATTAATGTTTAACAAATTAAAAGACCTTCAGTAAATACTGAAGGTTAATAGCCATTCGTATGATGGTCGGCATATAAAAATGACTCTGTTATTCCTACAAAATATTCTGACTCACGACGAATGTGATTAATTACTACGATTGCAATTCTATTATCCTTTACTGCTTCACTTTCCGTGAGTAATTGATCCAAGAAAATGATAAAATGCTTACTATGCCTTAACGCAATTTCGATCATTCTTAATATTCGTTGTTCTAGTTCATAACTAATAAATCCCTTGGAGCGATTTAACAATTCTATATACTGGACGAGTGTTCCTTCTGTTTTATCAAATGTTTGTTTAAATTCGCTTAATTGTCTTGCATAATTTTTTTCTAAGTTTGGCACAATCTGACGAATAACAGTGGTGTGTTCTGACTCCTGTCTTTTCCAAAACTCAGCTTCATCGAGAATTCGATATAGATTTTTATCTTCGTAATAAAATTGCATAATACATTTCCCCTCATATACATTCTAATATATTATATTTATAACCTAGTACAAATGTCACTGTTTATTTCAAATTTCTTAAAATTTATATCACCAGAATAATAGATTTGCTATTAAAATGTGATTGTAATAATACAAATAACTGTATTTGCTAGAGAGCTCCATCCGCAATTTTTATTTAGTACTCAATGAGTAATATATAACCAAGTAACAGCGAAAGTAGCATTCGTGTCTATCAATGTAATGCCTAAATAGCTTACAAGTTTTTAAGAAGAGAATTTAATTTTAATAATTCTATAGGCCTTAACTGAAAATAACCGGTACGATTTTTAAAACAATACAGTTTGCTGATTTCTATTTTTGAAAAAAAAAGCACCTTATTTTAATAAGGTACCTTCACTGTTTACATTCGATTTGAACTATTTAATTATTAATGTGTTTGTTACCAGATTGAATAATGTATTCCTTAATAAATGTGTACGTTCGTCTTGGGAAGTAAGTCAAAATTAAAAACTTGTTGTCATTCGTTCGAATTACGAAGTTAAATAAGTTTCTTTTAGCACTAACGATCGACTTAATATCTATTTCCTTTTGTCTTCTAAAAATATTTTGATGTGCAATAACTGACCCCTTTATATACACACGATTATTTTTATAAAAGATGACGAGTAAACTAGAGATTACTAGTAACAGTAAATTCTCTGCTAGTGTATCTAATAAGTAATCCATTCCCTCTGTTACATATCCGTATATTAATAGATAAAGAACCGATATTATAATAATTCCAGGAAATACTAACGCTATTTTACTTGGTTTCAACTCTAATATCTTTCCCTCTGGGATCGTGTATGCTTTTTGCTTGTCCATAGGATTCTCCTTTAGTCTGTTTGCCTTATTATATCATATTATACTTTATTTTACATCCATAAATATATACGACCTTTATTTGATGATTACACTAGCTTAAATGGTTATTAATTGAGATGTCGTTTAACTGTATTTAAGAATAATGCTTGTTCTCTTTTGTTTTTAAATGCCCGCTTAGGAACTTTTAAAGCATTGATGTGTTTTAGGTAGATAAAATAATAATGGTCAACTTCTTCAATAGACAGGACCTCGTTCCACTTTATAAAGCCCTCTTCCTCACCTAGACTGAGTCCTTCTTGAAATGTTATTAGTTCGTTCTCACCAAATGCATTCATATAATTCGCCTTCTTATATGCTTTTTGTTTTAATAGCTCTGTTTTTTTTAATGATTGTCTAAATGCAAGTGAGATCGAGATCAGTAACACGATACTCCCAACTATTGTTGTAATATAAAATTCAATTTTCCATAATAATGACGCTGAGACAACAGCTGTTACTGTAAATAGAACTTGATTGAGAAGCCGCTGCTTTAAATCGCTATTTTTATGCTTATGAACATAGAAATTTACATAATCTTCTTCAGTATACTCATACGTCAGTTTCATATAAGCTCTCCTTCTTCTCAGTTTACATTTATTATTCCTTGTATTTAGTATATTAAACCTAGGACCTAGTTATGAAAAAAAGACTTACATCCTATACCCTGATGTAAGTCTTAACTATATTTAAGTTGCTATTTGAATTACTTATAATTATATCCTATCTACCGACAGTTGTAAAATAATAGGCATAATCTCTGATTATGAGTTAATTTTTATTTGTTTGTTAAACGAACAACATCTCGTGCAATCATTAATTCTTCATCAGTAGGAATAATGTAGCAGTTAATACTTGATTCCTCAGTAGATATTAATTTTTCCTCACCACGTAGCTTATTTGCATCATGGTTAATTGTAACACCGAGTGGTGCTAATCGTTTCATAACTTCCTCACGAACAAGTGCTGAATTTTCACCAATACCTGCTGTGAAACATATAGCATCTGCACCCTCAAGCTCTAAATTGTACTGAGCAATATATCCGCAGATTCTTCTTACAAACATATCTTGAGCTAATTTAGCACGCTTATGTCCCTTTTCTGCATGTTCTTCTATATCCCGTGAATCATTACTAATTCCACTAATTCCTAAGAATCCTGATTTCTTATTTAAGTCATGTGTAATTTCTTTAATTGTTTTATTTTCCTTCTTCTCGATAAATTCTATAACGGCAGGATCGATATTACCAGATCGTGTCCCCATTACTAGTCCTTCGAGTGGTGTTAATCCCATTGATGTATCGATTGATTTTCCACCATCAACAGCACATAGAGATGCACCATTTCCTAAATGACAAACGATTACCTTAGCATCTTCTTTTCCTAGAATAGAAGCAGCACGTCCTGAAACATATTTGTGACTTGTTCCATGGAATCCATACTTTCTAACACCATAATTCTCATACCATTCGTATGGTGTAGCATACATATATGCCTCTTCGTCCATTGTTTGATGGAATGATGTATCAAACACAGCTACAGCTGGTACGTCTGGAAGTAAACGTTTAAACGCATTAATTCCTGTTAAGTTTGCAGGATTATGAAGCGGTGCTAAATCTGATAAATCATCAATATCTTTTAATACTCGATCATTAATAACAGCTGAGTCGACAAACTTTTCCCCACCATGAACAACTCGGTGTCCTAATCCTTTGATTTCATTTAGGTCTTCAATAATTCCTAAATCAGTTAAGTTACTAATTAAAAGTTCTACAGCTACATTATGATCTTTAATCGATAATGTCTTTTTAACTTTTTCACCGTTGAACTTAATGGTCATTCCTGCTTCCTCTGAACCTATACGTTCAATAACACCTTCTGTAATAACTGTTTCTACTGGCATTTCGAATAATTTAAATTTTAGTGATGAACTTCCTGCATTTACTGATAATATTTTTTTCACTTTAATTACCCTCTCTATCTTAATTTTTATTCAAAAAATAATGAACGATTTACAATATAGCATAATGATTGGATCGTTATTTTGTAATGCGCGTTTCCATACCGTAGGGTAGCTATACTTACACCCATATATGTGTATTAATTAACTTAAAAAAGGTAAAATCTCATATTACTTAGTCTATTAGTATAAACATTCCACCTTATATTATTCATAAATCTTTTTTTGTCAATTCTAGTATAATGGAATAAATTTTAAAATTCAAATGTTTTTTCATTATTTTCCACAATAACATGACATTTTGAATCAAATGCATAATTTAAAGGCTATAGCATGGCTATAGCCCATCTGTATAGTGAGGAGAGGTATATCAAATAGATTTAAACTATTTTCACTGAAGGACCTGCATTTATAAACCCTTTTACTAAACTAATAAACACATCGGGTTGTTCATACATAGATGCATGCCCACATTCAGGTATTTTTACGAAATTAGATTGCTTTATATTTTGATAAAGGTATTCTTGTTCCCCTAGTGGCGTTAGATAGTCTTGTTCTGCACCAGCAATTAGTGTCGGAACATATATTGTGTTTATTTCACTTGACTGATCATAACCTTCTGCGCTCTTAATCAGTCGTACCATTGCATCTAAGAATGATTTATTGAATGCTTCTTTTAGTAGTTCACGTCTG
The window above is part of the Haloplasma contractile SSD-17B genome. Proteins encoded here:
- a CDS encoding cyclase family protein — its product is MKIYDISMNINEQIITYKNIEDKKPKFDVRADFSNANHYETTVTLDMHTGTHIDAPLHMIENGDTMDAYPLENFIRKCKVIDLTMIDDKISKEDLVKFDINKDDVLLLKTKNSYEEEFNFKFVFLEQSGAEYLADLGILGVGIDALGIERSQPGHETHKNLLGKGIMIIEGLRLKDVEAGEYTLYAMPLKLDHVEAAPTRAILIED
- a CDS encoding DUF2935 domain-containing protein, yielding MQFYYEDKNLYRILDEAEFWKRQESEHTTVIRQIVPNLEKNYARQLSEFKQTFDKTEGTLVQYIELLNRSKGFISYELEQRILRMIEIALRHSKHFIIFLDQLLTESEAVKDNRIAIVVINHIRRESEYFVGITESFLYADHHTNGY
- a CDS encoding YcxB family protein yields the protein MKLTYEYTEEDYVNFYVHKHKNSDLKQRLLNQVLFTVTAVVSASLLWKIEFYITTIVGSIVLLISISLAFRQSLKKTELLKQKAYKKANYMNAFGENELITFQEGLSLGEEEGFIKWNEVLSIEEVDHYYFIYLKHINALKVPKRAFKNKREQALFLNTVKRHLN
- a CDS encoding sigma-70 family RNA polymerase sigma factor produces the protein METNNLFFNVEIPYHLFDSTYIYSQLKKQLTKTDLNIKSFSDRIATLLNKVYKEKLLRLSYEVKLKLGHEKTSIIKKQIIRELKSFKEESVSSKLLVKEKVEESLESYISKLESAFIEEFTVKIKENFELDTDNTIYLGDDQSSDLKSRLNSLDFDEDEFIEDLDIGDYMDDDDTDGIKKFGDLGLNDKNMVLVKKYLTTKEESALNQLLELNKGLVLKYAHIYNNYFNHKLELEDLFQAGSEGLVEGVKRFDLSRNVFFSTYVTYWIRRYIYRELCNNGFTIRVPMNIMNSFLKLRKYEREYTKHQLDINVDEVVEKMGITKKKYNELKYYEEFVLNTVSIYTPIGSDNKSSIIDLIADQNKDRNSLNMIIDDELKTTINQVLETLSIREEQVLRLRFGLDGNEMRTLEEIGQLFGVTKERIRQIEERALRKLRHPSRRKTLQEFFHD
- a CDS encoding acetate/propionate family kinase, with translation MKKILSVNAGSSSLKFKLFEMPVETVITEGVIERIGSEEAGMTIKFNGEKVKKTLSIKDHNVAVELLISNLTDLGIIEDLNEIKGLGHRVVHGGEKFVDSAVINDRVLKDIDDLSDLAPLHNPANLTGINAFKRLLPDVPAVAVFDTSFHQTMDEEAYMYATPYEWYENYGVRKYGFHGTSHKYVSGRAASILGKEDAKVIVCHLGNGASLCAVDGGKSIDTSMGLTPLEGLVMGTRSGNIDPAVIEFIEKKENKTIKEITHDLNKKSGFLGISGISNDSRDIEEHAEKGHKRAKLAQDMFVRRICGYIAQYNLELEGADAICFTAGIGENSALVREEVMKRLAPLGVTINHDANKLRGEEKLISTEESSINCYIIPTDEELMIARDVVRLTNK
- the zwf gene encoding glucose-6-phosphate dehydrogenase, whose product is MVVFGGTGDLTHRKLIPAIYNLEVEGLLPKNFAVVAIGRRDLTDEDYRNKKYEGIKDFSRFKLDEAIWNKVKDRIYYKKLDFTNAEAYNELAPYLKGIDTKHNTGGNRIYYLAVAPEFFGNIVENLDRAGINHIKNTWQRVVIEKPFGRNLESAEELNTKIVNVFKEENTYRIDHYLGKEMLQNIMVIRFANMLFEPLWNNRYIDNVQITSCETVGVGSRGGYYEKSGAMRDMIQSHMLQLLSLIAMDKPSNLDPNTIRDEKVKVINALKELSEEEVKENVVRGQYGANNNEKGYREEERVAKDSETETYVALKAEVENARWAGVPFYIRTGKKMPKKSTEVIIQFKLEEDRLYFNEDELLPNTLVIRVQPMEGVFLQFNAKEPGTRKKIAPVHMDFCQNCQVGINSPEAYERLLYDVMRGDATLFARWDEVSASWKYVDGIIEAWKNDRPQFPNYKSGTWGPKEALDLLDEEDRKWLEV
- a CDS encoding MBL fold metallo-hydrolase, which codes for MIIEQIGNRGYLFTFEPEDSALKSTTSVYLINTENKLFLCDTHISPASMVWINQFIDANNLGDKELIVFNTHADWDHVWGNGNFRANKIIAHNSCKLRMQEESDFLLEKYKNTYNDGMITITLPNTTFEHNLIYEEEGIEFIHTPGHTCDSAICIDHKESIIFAGDLLEEPHPLFNHYDLEQYVRTLEFLESLDKEIVLTAHSGIAKNNLLQANLNYIKHVIKNKYELRDDPDYAFNIKNALLLTYIELAKEYLGIDFNYNKFKSNLWLTLGIPQDDLEEENDILTNIPYDQLEEALKNYIESIKC
- the gnd gene encoding phosphogluconate dehydrogenase (NAD(+)-dependent, decarboxylating); the protein is MTDMQIGIIGLGRMGYNLALNMRDHDHDVVAYNRSSNKVDLAVEEGLKGAYSLEELVNQLEKPRVIWIMIPAGKPVDDTLDALIPLLDQEDIIIDGGNSKYKDTLRRYEILKKLGLNFVDVGTSGGIEGARNGACMMVGAHDEVFKTIESVIKDSCVEKGYLHTGRNGSGHYVKMIHNGVEYGMLQAIAEGFEILEKSQFDLDYKEVARVWNHGSVIRSWLMELMQNAFTKDPNLDEIKGVIGSSGEGLWTVEEALELQVPSAVIASSLFTRFRSQQQDTFSGKVVAALRNEFGGHKVEKK